The genome window CAAAACATCCTGGACAAACGGGACAGGACAGCAGCGGGTGAGGCAGTCCCCGCAAAAGGTCTTTTTTTAAGAAAGGTTCATTATGGAAAGTGATTTTAAGGATAAAGTTATTCTTATCACCGGCGGCTCAAGAGGAATTGGCGCGGCTTGTGTTAAAGCATTCATCAAATACGGGGCAAAAGTGTACTTTACGTACCTCAATAAAAAAAAGGACCACACCTGGCTTGAACCGGCAAAAGGATTCCGGGTAAATATGAATGATGAAGATGAAATTATTTCCTGCGTAAAAAAAATTATTAAAAAAGAAAAACGGATTGATGTGCTTGTTAACAACGCAGGCATCTGGACTGACGGGAATGCAGATGAAATGTCAACCAAAGTCTGGGAAGAGACCCAGCGCGTAAACATGACCTCTTCATTTATCTTTACAAGAGAAGTACTCCCCGTTATGAAGGAACAGCGGGAAGGTAAAATTATTTTTGTCTCATCCACAGCCGGTCAGCGCGGTGAGGCATTTCATTCACATTATGCCGCTTCAAAGGGGGCAATGATTTCTTTCACTAAGTCAGTCGCCGCAGAAGCCGGACCGTTTAATATTAATGTTAACTGCGTCGCTCCGGGCTGGGTATATACTGACATGAGCATGGATGCATATACCAATGAGGAATCACTCCGGAAAATTCTTGACGGTATTCCGCTCGGACGAATTGCCACGGCTGATGATATTGCCGGTCCCATTCTCTTTCTTGCAAGCAGCCTAAGCCGCCACGTACAGGGAGAAATCCTTAACGTCAATGGCGGAAGCGTGCTTTGCGGATAATTTAAAGAGAAGCTTTACAGATATATGACGGAGTTTCTTTCTTCACTGCATCCTAAAATGGTGCACTTTCCGGTTGCACTGCTCTTTACGGCAGGTCTGCTGGAACTATTGTTTTTAATCATAAGGAAGAGGTTTATTTCTGATGCCGCGCTTTTACTGTTATGCATCGGAGTGTTTACTTCAGTAGCTGCCCTGGTTACAGGCGAACAGGCAGCGCTACAGGCCAGAGAACTGATGCAAAGTACTTCACCCGGGTATCAGCACTATCTGCTCGAGATAGAAAGGCACGAGGACTCCGCAACGATTGTTGTCTGGGTCTTCACCCTGCTGCTTATTTTGCGCGGCTGGCTCTTTATTAAAATCCGGGTTCGAAAGCAAACGATTAGTTCTTTATCCTACCTGAAGGTTATCATTGTTCTTCTTACAATCGCGGGTATGTATTTCCTTTATCAGGCAGGCGACCTGGGCGGAAGGCTGGTATATAAATATGGCATCGGGACAGAGCTCTTTAAAAAAGGCGTGAATCCGCAGGATACTCTTGGAACCGAATAAAATTTCGCTACTGAACCGCCTTACGGTTTATCTGACAGTTGTGATCATAGCATGGGGATTTTATTTTGCGGAAATCTCTCCCCTGTTTTCCTTCATCGGGTTCAGGATATATATCCCTCTGCTCCCTCTTACTTATATTATTTATCTTCGCTTCCGTAACGGTGAACCATTCCTTTTCAGGCCGTTCCCCTGGAAAACC of Ignavibacteriales bacterium contains these proteins:
- a CDS encoding SDR family oxidoreductase, which gives rise to MESDFKDKVILITGGSRGIGAACVKAFIKYGAKVYFTYLNKKKDHTWLEPAKGFRVNMNDEDEIISCVKKIIKKEKRIDVLVNNAGIWTDGNADEMSTKVWEETQRVNMTSSFIFTREVLPVMKEQREGKIIFVSSTAGQRGEAFHSHYAASKGAMISFTKSVAAEAGPFNINVNCVAPGWVYTDMSMDAYTNEESLRKILDGIPLGRIATADDIAGPILFLASSLSRHVQGEILNVNGGSVLCG